The Citrus sinensis cultivar Valencia sweet orange chromosome 4, DVS_A1.0, whole genome shotgun sequence DNA segment tacataaattacttaattaaaataacacacACGTAATTacatcacaagaaggttaaatacataaaagtaagggttgttagtaagacttgaaatgtaaaatgacggttttctcctttataaatatgcattttctaacactcaacagctGTGCTAGTCAATTCCTGCTCGAGCCGGGAACTGTTAACCACATACAACTTGCTCGAGTCTCGCTTGATACTTCCTGGCCATAGGATGGAGGACGCTGTGATTGGGGCTCTGACCCGAAAACGTTCTCGACCTCCAACCACGAAGAGGGACGAGAGTAAGGATGCCCCTACCGCAAAGCGGGCCAACATCGTGCAGCAGGCCCCACCCTTGAAGATTTTACCTCCGGCTCCTGTAAAAGTCGGGGAAGCTAGTGGAGTAGCCACAGATCCTGCTACCTCTTCTCCTCCTGTCGGGCCTCGATCTCGCTTACCTGACAGCCGAGCAGAACATCTGGTCCCTTACCTCAATGAGTTAACTAAATCCGTGAGCAAGAAGGACCTGGAGGACTTTGACGGCCGCACCTTGGGTGAGCTGGTGGGGGCCATGCAGCATAGCGCTTTCCACCTCAGCTGCATGACCACCTATTACAAGGCTAAGGTTGGCCGCTACGAccggaagatgaaggaggatATTCAATCGGCGACGAGCAGAGCTGACGTTGCCGAGAAGAAAGCAGCGGAGCTGAATCTCGAGAATCTGAAGCTGATAGAGCAAGAATCacttgctcaagcaaaagccattacCCTCGAGGAGGAGCTTACCAAGGTCAAGGAGGATCTGCAAAGGCAGAAGGCCATGTATgaggctcagctcgaatctctCCGTGACTCCCACCGAGCTCAGGTCgagaacttggagagggaggccgacaaccagtacgaccagggacttcggcattcctaTCGTTGCATCATGGCCGTCCTCGGGAAGCAACATCCTGACctgaagatggatgaccttgcagctggtgtCGCTCGGCATATGGATGAGGAGGCGGCCAAGGAAGATGCCGAGGGGGTAGAGCCGATCGTGATTGAGGAGGAAaactctcctcctcgtgcaGTCCCTGCTGAAGTTGGCGAGGCGAGCACCCCCCCGGACGCAACTGGCGATACCCCCCCCCCGCACCTGAGGAGGTTCAGCCAACCGATGCTGCTCGGCTCACTGATCCGCCgtctttttgatatatttcttttattgtagTGGACAATGTTCATGAAGATTATCCCCTCTGTTAATCATTAAcagattaataaaaatgttttttgattactttcttgtgttgtaattatgaattaattttcgttTGAGAATCTGCTTGTCTTCGCCTAGACGAGCAGGTTCCGGCTTGGCTCATGGTTTGGGCCGCATGCCTTTGAAGATTTTTCAATGCCTGGGATTCGGTTtgccttcgcgcggtcgagcagatcctggcacgcttggcttcggtctcgccataagacaggctttgagacttggcgagcctttgcatgccttgggaatttcttcgaatgttttggagtctgctcgccttctcgtggtcgagcagatcctggcacatctgctcgaaggttttaatgctgccccgaggaagtttcctgtaccattctcgtgcacgtccctcgagggatagtgggaacaccctgcacctttgggGTTGAGATAGTCCTTGTACCCCagttatgtcgttgaagcgctctatgtgcaTCAGCGGATCAGTTCTTCCCGAGTATCTGAGGTCGGGGAGGCGGAAATCTCTCGGAATaactgccctcatgatctcCGCTGCGAGCGGCGATTctccgtccagcattatcctccaaccgGGGGCTCTGTTCCTCCCTTGCATGTCGTCAATTATCTGCGCTAGTCtgcgcacttcctcctccagctgcCCTGCACGACCAGGGTCACGTGCTGCAACTTGATCCCGCTCTTGCTCTACATCTTGCAAGTGTTGCCTCAACtctgtttcctctgcattcACCACCCCGTCGTCCGCGTCACAAGTCTGTCTTGCCGGGGAccgctctctttctctatgaaattctcccCGTAGAGGTACGTTACCCCTCTCACCACCAAGTCTCCCTGGGGTTTGACTTCTCCCCGCACTATCGGGACCTGGAGCC contains these protein-coding regions:
- the LOC127901752 gene encoding uncharacterized protein LOC127901752 translates to MSKGKEKVIEVDDDGLDFLPSLLTDPAFDPEILLEPIRSSVRTSTRSMSPQTTSTSGSNGEDGSSGSEDTLSEGRGDDSGEASPSGAPRPEGRSTIGGRALSRDYAIDYMTCTTTFDELEDLRLRYSIPGEIPLKVPGKKDAPSRPPKGYVTLYLDSFKYGLRCPLQSYFARILNGLNLAPGQLNPNGWRVLSAVLVNSCSSRELLTTYNLLESRLILPGHRMEDAVIGALTRKRSRPPTTKRDESKDAPTAKRANIVQQAPPLKILPPAPVKVGEASGVATDPATSSPPVGPRSRLPDSRAEHLVPYLNELTKSVSKKDLEDFDGRTLGELVGAMQHSAFHLSCMTTYYKAKVGRYDRKMKEDIQSATSRADVAEKKAAELNLENLKLIEQESLAQAKAITLEEELTKVKEDLQRQKAMYEAQLESLRDSHRAQLVSLGIWMRRRPRKMPRG